Proteins from a single region of Paenibacillus sp. BIHB 4019:
- a CDS encoding RtcB family protein: MKIKNSSNVPVRFFINDDMKLEKNALAELDQLLTVNESVEMLKQQQTGYFSNADAKIEEVAITPDFHKGSGIPIGTTLLTKGFVIPQAVGNDINCGMRLYTTSLQEDDIRSNLKKIEADIRHIFFEGGRNIPMTRSQREAIFKEGLMGVLASQQGSSRQGLWDFYDARQQEQDLARVNRSGSFIAGEVDGLDSFLGSSELTYDSQIGSIGGGNHFVEIQKVVNIRNHALANEWNIKHGQVVVMIHTGSVSIGHHAGINIKEMLKGIYPSSLKHPSNGIYVLPQSERYALQWKRYWNLLHNAANFAFANRLFLGLMLQKALHQSLKSFDYKLLYDAPHNFVWEETIDGSAGFIHRKGACTAKSAEQMMNTPFQYTGEPVFIPGSMGAKSYILAGLGNRDSLFSASHGAGRSLSRGDSIKVDDALFREFIAKFNVVTPIDPNRNDIKSRPDILKKWEEELKKEAPYAYKDINAIIESHEEHGMAQVVAEVEPILTIKG, encoded by the coding sequence TTGAAAATTAAAAATAGCAGTAATGTACCTGTACGATTTTTCATTAATGACGATATGAAGCTTGAGAAAAATGCGTTGGCAGAGCTCGATCAGCTCCTAACGGTGAATGAATCGGTTGAAATGCTGAAGCAGCAGCAGACCGGCTATTTTTCCAATGCGGATGCCAAGATCGAAGAAGTTGCGATTACGCCGGACTTCCATAAAGGAAGCGGTATCCCGATTGGCACAACCCTCCTTACAAAAGGCTTCGTCATTCCCCAAGCTGTAGGCAACGATATTAACTGCGGCATGCGGCTGTACACGACTTCGCTTCAGGAGGACGACATTCGTTCTAATCTCAAAAAAATTGAAGCCGACATTCGCCACATTTTCTTCGAAGGCGGCCGTAACATCCCGATGACAAGATCGCAGCGCGAAGCGATTTTCAAAGAAGGCTTAATGGGCGTTTTGGCATCGCAGCAAGGGAGCAGCCGCCAGGGCCTGTGGGATTTTTATGATGCAAGGCAGCAAGAGCAAGACCTTGCCAGAGTCAATCGTTCCGGCTCGTTCATTGCAGGCGAAGTAGACGGACTCGACAGCTTTCTGGGCAGCTCGGAGCTTACCTATGACAGCCAGATTGGCTCCATTGGCGGCGGGAACCATTTTGTCGAGATACAAAAGGTAGTAAATATTCGCAATCATGCCTTGGCTAATGAGTGGAACATTAAGCATGGCCAAGTGGTCGTGATGATTCATACAGGCTCCGTATCAATTGGACATCATGCAGGTATAAACATAAAGGAAATGCTGAAAGGCATTTATCCCTCATCATTAAAGCATCCGAGCAATGGCATCTATGTGCTGCCGCAATCTGAGCGCTATGCGCTGCAATGGAAGCGTTATTGGAACCTCCTTCATAATGCGGCTAATTTTGCTTTTGCGAATCGCTTGTTTTTGGGACTGATGCTGCAAAAAGCATTGCATCAAAGCTTGAAATCGTTCGATTATAAATTGCTGTACGATGCGCCGCATAATTTTGTTTGGGAAGAAACGATCGATGGCAGCGCGGGCTTTATCCACCGCAAAGGGGCGTGCACAGCGAAGTCGGCAGAACAAATGATGAATACGCCTTTCCAATATACGGGGGAGCCTGTATTCATTCCGGGATCGATGGGCGCAAAAAGCTATATTCTTGCAGGACTCGGCAATCGGGATAGTCTGTTCAGTGCCAGCCACGGAGCGGGCAGAAGCCTTTCCCGAGGCGACTCGATCAAGGTGGATGATGCTTTATTTCGCGAATTTATTGCCAAGTTTAATGTGGTCACGCCGATTGATCCGAACCGCAACGATATTAAGTCGAGGCCGGATATTTTGAAGAAGTGGGAAGAGGAATTGAAGAAAGAAGCTCCTTATGCCTACAAGGATATCAATGCCATTATTGAATCCCATGAAGAGCACGGCATGGCCCAAGTTGTAGCCGAAGTAGAGCCGATTTTAACGATTAAAGGCTAG